In Trichomycterus rosablanca isolate fTriRos1 chromosome 4, fTriRos1.hap1, whole genome shotgun sequence, one DNA window encodes the following:
- the oprk1 gene encoding kappa-type opioid receptor: protein MDSSMMHILKECVPARPEECLVNLDTLPEAVLNSSVNESWPGEAEPEPLSPIVSIITAVYSVVFVVGLAGNCLVMFVIIRYTKMKTATNIYIFNLAVADALVTTTMPFQSTDYLLNSWPFGEVVCKVFISIDYYNMFTSIFTLTMMSVDRYIAVCHPVKALDFRTPVKAKFINILIWVLSSAAGIPAMVLGSTKTNNGTTECALQFPDPYVYWDTLMKICVFVFAFVVPLLIISVCYTLMVLRLKSVRLLSGSREKDRNLRRITRLVLVVVAVFVICWTPIHIFILVKALAPEVPETTAVMGAYFFCVALGYTNSSLNPILYAFLDENFKRCFRDFCFPSCGKADGVGMMRVRSTIREHTCPVEGRGEDGHGRPV, encoded by the exons ATGGACAGCAGCATGATGCACATTTTAAAAGAGTGTGTACCCGCTCGGCCTGAGGAGTGTTTGGTAAATTTAGACACTCTCCCTGAAGCGGTTCTCAACTCCTCAGTTAATGAGAGCTGGCCTGGCGAGGCAGAACCTGAACCCTTGTCCCCTATCGTCTCCATCATCACTGCTGTCTACTCCGTTGTGTTCGTCGTCGGTCTGGCTGGCAACTGCCTGGTCATGTTTGTCATAATCAG gTACACTAAGATGAAAACAGCTACCAACATCTACATTtttaacctggcagtggcagaCGCCCTAGTGACCACCACCATGCCCTTTCAAAGCACAGACTACCTGCTTAATTCGTGGCCCTTCGGAGAGGTAGTCTGTAAGGTCTTTATCTCTATTGATTACTATAACATGTTTACCAGCATCTTCACCCTCACCATGATGAGCGTTGACCGCTACATAGCTGTGTGTCACCCCGTCAAGGCCTTGGATTTCCGCACACCTGTCAAAGCCAAGTTCATTAACATCCTGATCTGGGTTCTGTCCTCTGCTGCTGGCATCCCTGCCATGGTCCTGGGGAGCACGAAGACCAACAATG GCACTACTGAGTGTGCGCTGCAGTTCCCCGACCCCTATGTCTACTGGGACACACTGATGAAGATCTGTGTCTTTGTCTTTGCCTTTGTGGTACCTCTGCTCATCATCAGTGTGTGCTATACTCTCATGGTGCTGCGTCTAAAGAGCGTACGTCTGCTGTCAGGCTCCCGCGAGAAGGACCGCAATCTTCGCCGCATCACTCGCCTTGTGCTGGTAGTGGTGGCTGTATTTGTTATATGCTGGACACCGATTCACATCTTCATCCTAGTCAAGGCCCTGGCTCCTGAAGTCCCTGAGACCACCGCCGTCATGGGTGCCTACTTCTTCTGTGTGGCTCTTGGCTATACCAACAGCAGCCTCAATCCCATTCTGTATGCCTTTCTGGATGAGAATTTCAAACGATGTTTCCGTGATTTCTGCTTCCCATCCTGTGGCAAAGCAGATGGAGTGGGTATGATGCGGGTCAGGAGCACCATCCGTGAACACACATGCCCGGTGGAGGGCAGAGGCGAAGACGGCCATGGTAGACCAGTATGA